In Porites lutea chromosome 8, jaPorLute2.1, whole genome shotgun sequence, the genomic stretch taaaatttgccattcCAAGAAATCGCCGTCGAATTTGTTTATTCCCTTAAAATGAAACCACGACGTTAGTCATGCAAAATTTACAGTTCGAGTTTCAACAAGATTTACCGGATTAACTGGTTTTTACTGAGACCATGAGACCACGACGTTAGTCATGCAAAATTTACAGTTCGAGTTTCAACAAGATTTACCGGATTAACTGGTTTTTACTGAGACCATGAGACCACGACGTTAGTCATGCAAAATTTACAGTTCGAGTTTCAACAAGATTTACAGGATTAACTGGTTTTTACTGCTTTAAAAAGCAAAGAAGTACGAGGGACCTGGGTCTGAGTGTACAAGAAGGTGCTTTTCCACAAAATAAGTTGACATCATTATAGCGAATTGGCAACACTCTTCAAAGGGGAATTCGCCCCCATCTGTTTTATATACCACCTTACCACACCAATTGCTCATTTTTAGCTTCAGGAACGTCAGGTTTTTGGTAGCTGATCGATCACAGCCGATTGTATTTTAACCTATGTGGAGTGGGGATCaaaggggagaggggaggggacaATTGGCGCATGAACACCATTATTCCGGATTCTACCAAGCAGACTAATAGAGatgagaagtcgttacgtcatgttgccatggtagcaaaatttttggatggcaacactatttcaaacttcaccgatcttattcaatttcatttaatttaacaaatcttggcgaaattttccttgGGACTGTATCTATCGTTAtctaagtttaaaaaagaaagcaacaatttTTGCGTTTTGTTCACCTACTCATGATAaagcgggctcgtgaaattaggaaatttcatgtcgtagtggtgcaacgacTGTAAAGAAATCAGTTCAAAATAGCGTGAAGCacctgcaaagttgttgtttgttaatataaactTATATTTTTGGCCGTTCTccttgacgtcgccgtcgttgttggttttgttgtcatccagaaatagtgctaccatggtaacgtgacgtcacacttctcctctccatTGTATTCTGTTGGTATTTCTTGGGGGTAACTATATTGCTGTACCgtatatatttaggcattgctCACCTCGTTGTTCGTGTCACATGCCACTCAGGTTTCTCAAcactatatatatatttttttgctctttttttttagccgttagcttttttaaatttgttgtatAACACTTCTACCCCCAGTCTTCATTCAGTCGTGTGCAGGTGCGACATTCTCCTGGCTAGTGTTGTAAAAGGGAGTAGCTATAGATTGCGAGCagtctcctttttttcttcagatttagtaagggaaGTGCACGCGCGAGCAAgcgttgagcggcgaagccgcgagacgcgaaAAAACGAGGGCGGGCCTCTCCCGTCTAGCGCCTtaagtcacgcgcgtggtcatttgcgtgtcacGGGCGTTTTgttcgacggaccaagaaaaaagagagactgctagTAGTCTAGAGTAGCTAGGGAATGGTATTTTTCTAGTTTTCGAGAGATCAGTGCCCAGATAACGAACTAAAGAATGTCAAAGAACACTCTCCATTTCGATTGATCGTTTATTCTGTGTTCTTGACATTATTACATACTTTTTGCCTTCAATTCTGCGTTTagttagaaataaaataattacggAAGTTGTTTTTATACAGTTTCTGATCAAAAACTTCACTATCTGTTATACTGTCCAATCAGATGAAAAAAAAGGATTATGTgtttaatgatcaaaataaatttgatttgtTGAAGGACTTGAAGCTTTTAATAATCACTGATTTCTTCAATTTGAGAAAGACAACTTCGCTGAAATTTAGGTTCAGATCGTGCTTTGGTTTCCAGGTAAATACACCCTTCGCGGAGACTTCGTGTGGCGAGTGTTGCAGTTGTCGTTGGGAGTCCTTCGGATTCGAGCTTGGTAAAAAAACGCACAACTTTTGTTGCCATTAAGAGGTAGTTATCGTTGTCGTCAGAATGTCGCcgaaatcctttttttttcgacaTTTTCTCAATCGTGGCACGGAACTCTCTTTGGCAAATTGAATAGATGATCGGGTAGCAAGGAGTTCAGGATGAAGATGCAATTTGTTGCAAGAACTACCTCGGCTGGGACATCTATTCCTGGGATGAGAACTGACGGCAAATACCCATAAGCTAACCTGGAagaaagcacaacaaaaaaGCGGCGATGATGATGGCGACATCGATAGCTGCCTTTCAATCTTTTAGTCGGCTTGATACGATGTTTTGCTGTTGAGGACTTTCAGCATTAATAGGGCTGCCACCCATTTGGAGTTCAATGGCGTTTATCTGCCTTCTAGCCGTCATGTATACCGATACAGTTAGGAACACAATGGCCAATAGAGGAACGACGAGGGTCATGATTGGGGAAATTATCATGTTTCTTCCAGCTGAACTACTTCGCAAAGCCCATCCCTGCTCGCAGAAGAACCCCTCTAGTCTGTAAACGTACTCTTTCCCTAACCAAGGAATGGAACGATGGAAAGTGGAGTCACTCACtcatgcagttttttttttttgaaaggaaaGATGCGACGGATTTTgtatttctttaaaactttcaCTTACATGCATACTGAACTTACTGCGCTTtagtttatttactttttacaagaaaaaacaCGTTCGTTTGCTTTTTATCAAAAGTACCACTGAGGAATGTTTTTGCCTTTCTCATTTTGGCAAATTAGTTTGGCGAtcagttttaatattttgtaatttttgttgttctatttcagtgattaaAATGGACCCAGGAAATGGTCCTACTTATTTATTGAATAGTCCTTGTTCTTCTTCAATTTACAAATGTAAAACATCTATCTCATTATCCCATTTTTAAAACTTATCATGGCCGTTTTATTTACCGTTTCTCAATTATgagaaaatgatgaaaaatgaaacaacaaaaacaaaatagagtgcaaacaaacaaaaagcggATACAAATAAATCTGAACCGGTATCTTACGCATGCGCAGTTAAATTGTTCGGAGACTGGTGCTCACGGACagctgttttcgttttttttaggACTTTTCAGCCGCTatgcaaaaaaaagcaaaaacaaaaacaaaaacaaaaaaaaaaggaaaaagaaaaaaaaaacaagagaaaaagcaCCAAGGATTGGTGTTCCAGTGGgcttctttctttttcgtgttggttaaggtttttcttttttttactagttcattttaaaaaaatgaaccagTGGCGCAACGCATTAATCCTACGCGGTAAACCACTTCCGTAAACATGGCTTTCAGCGATCAACATTGTTTGGAAAACAATCGCTCTAATGATATAATTCCGCTCTCTTAAACTGcaacaaaagagagaaaaaaattcaaatcgttttttgaaatgccgtaaaaaaaaacaatccatTTGGAAATGCCACAGGAAATCTAAACAcgaaaagtgaaatttaaatTCCGTTTTCTTGACTCAAATTGAAGAGGCTGGCATTAGGCGACAAGCACTGCACTTTGGCAAATGCTGCAGGATTTGCTAAACTTACCCAGTAAACCACTTCTGTAAACATGGCTTTTATCAACCTTTTTAGGAAAACAATCACTCTAATGATATGATTCCGTTCTTTTAATTAGCCGAGAAACGCAAcaagcattttaaaaaaaatctaaaaataacGAATAGTTTTGTTTGATAGTGAAAacgattccttttttttttcagtcaagaGTGCCAAAAAAATGAATACACGACGACTACAGGGGAGCTTCTGAGTAAGCTCAGCGACCTGCCCAAAAGTAAAAgtacacaaaaacaaaagtttgaaaagcagacgatgtttttttttttttgctccacTTTTTTGTTATCAATAGCATATGAATTGTTTAAAACCGGAACCTTAAGCTAGGAAGCTTATGACAGTTTAAACACCCTCAACGAAAACggaaaaataaatggaaaccCATTTTCGGAATTCCTATAACGTAGAAAACTGAAATTCAACAAAACATTAATCCCGTTTTCCTATGCCATActaaacaataaaagaaaatcgcAATTCAAATCCGTTTTTTATCAACGTTTTTTCATCAACATATCAACCTTAGAAAACTGACgacaaatgaaaaacaaattcaaatcCTTTTTACACTTGGTTAATGCTataaaaaagcgaaaaaagaaaaaggaaattcaaaTGCACTTGGAAATGCCACACGAAAACTAAACACGAAAATGAACTTTAAATTCCATTTTCTTGTATTGAATTAAAAAGGTGAAACACATTGACGAAAACATATTCTTTCCAGTTCAAAGGAGTTTTTTTGGAACGCAAATTCGAAGATTAATTCTTGGTAAATGGCGCCAGATTTGCTAAAATTACTGAAAATATGGTAAATTTTGCTTCTTGAGATGAATATAAAGAACACAACAGTGCAGACTAGGGGTGACTCGAGGTTTGTCTCTTTTTGTCTGAAAATTGTTTTTCGCTAGATCAAACCGATTTGAAAAATTGATAAGATATATTTCCTAGAACACAAAAACGAAGAAGGCTTTataggaaataaaaaaaaaattctgggtCCTCTCCTTTATGGGTCCAATTTCCGTCCACATTACGAGCGAGAGAAAAGAAATGACGCACACTGCCAGCCGTAAAAGCCCTTAAATTTGAGCACATATCCTCATTTGTGATACTTTGCACATACCGTTGAAGCATGGCCTTCCCTCAAGTGATAGCAGCTTTCCACGCAATCTACGATGTGATCGGTCTTCCTGGTAATTTGTTGGTCGTAGTGCCGATCATCTTGGAATCAAGATTTCATGTGATGCGATATATTTTACTGGCAAGTCTGGCTTTATCAGACTTTCTGCTGTTGGTCCTCGTAAACTCATTCCGCATCAAAAGCATAGCGCAAGAACATTGGTTATATGGCCAAACAATGTGCTATCTGAGCCCTTTTTTTGTGAGATACTTCTATCTCAACACGGTTCTTCACTTGGTAGCAGTGTCTTATGATCGATACCTAAAAATAGTCAAGTCGCCTTTGACGTATGATGGAACAATTACAAAAACCAGAGTGGCGTTTATAGCTCTCATCTGGATCATTCCGGTGATTCCAAATTCTATCGGACTGTTCCAAGGTTGGGGAAAGTACGATTACAACCCAGAGTTGATCATCTGCGAGCAGGGGTGGGCTCTCGATCTGCAGAGCGGTGCCATCAGTAAAAGCCGCCTGTCTATCTTTCGACCAATCACAACTATTATTGTGCCATTCCTGGTCATTTTGTTCCTAAACGTGTCAGTGTACAAAACAGCGAGTCGGCACATAAACGCCATTGAAGTCCAAGTAGGTGGCCTTGTTGATGCTGAAATCGCTCAGCAGCAGGAGAGCGTTTTGAGGCGGTTAACAGATCGGAAGGCAGCTGTCGATGTTACCATTATAATCGCCGCGTTTTTGGTGTGCTTTCTTCCCTTCTGGGTTACAGTCACCTTTCGCCAGTTCGTCCAAGGAGTCGATGTTCCTCTCGAGGCAGATCTTAGCACTACGTGCATTTTCTTCCTCAATGCAATATGCAACCCGATTATCTATTCCATCCGAAAAAGAGAATTCCGTAACGCAGTGAAGAAAATGTTCCGACGGATCAGGATTTGTCGAGATCCTATACTAACGACAACATTATCGTTTGACTGTCGGCATAAAAGTCGTCCATGCAACAGCATCCCCCACTCATGATTATTATGGACTATGCATATGCAGTTCGtacaaacttaaaaaaacttaCATAACTGCTTCACAAAGTATTTATCAGGGACACctaacgacggtttcctcctaaatacgtcattgaaaacactttttaggctatccagagtacttttagttCTCTAGAAacgcattctaagtggcgctaaaaaatttttaactgttcggtcatcccaggggaacttgagtctttccAAATTACAAGgacttcagtattattttcttgaaaattttagcATGATGCAATTAAACGTATTACGAAAgggagaatttttctgattcctctctccatcacatttttgaatccgaaaatcttaggtttcctatttttctacgaaaaatagcttaacctcgggaggaaaatgtgaaaaattaaacttcagaaaatggtAGGGAATTTATAAGATGATCTTAGAACTgactgtacatgaatggaacggtcatctagaaatttttagtcgTCCTCAAGTGATAGAAATTTCTAGGTAATATTTGCTTCCACGAACAGATATAGTagagaaaacagtcgttgggtgcccctgatttatgAAGGGCGTCTATCTCAGACTGAGGAAATTGGTTCCCACGTACAAATAATAACTATATAACTTGTTTCAGAGAAGAACTGTATGTAAAACCTTCAAGAATGAAAATGTGGAATAGAAACGTTCTTTATTACTTTGGTTGTATCAGATCTGTGATGTTCTAACTGGATTTTTCGGCCTTTATCCGACGAcgtcgaaaaaaataaaaagactgaaaattttaatttggcACCCACAAAATAACCACTGAGTTTCGTAATCGAATTACTTGAATTTTTGACAACCTCCATATTAGGCGAGATAGTCTGGTTATAGGAAAACAAGTCTTTCTAAATAAACTCAGGTTGCGCGCGTTGGATAAATTAAAGTACAAATCGTTTTGTAAGAATTTGTTCGtttcttgtaaaatattgtATCAAACCCCAGCCATCTTGATCGAAACATAAATAAAGGTCTTCCAGCAAAATCAGACGTGCTCGTCCTTCAGTGATTAATCCACTTTTAAATCATAATTAAACTGAGTCTTGTTATATGTGTTTTGCTGACCCGTCATTTGAAGAAAAGTTTCTTGGCTTGGGGTAGGACATAGGTGGATGGGGAAAAATTCAGGTTAGTGTTACCCGTTCTTGTCTTATGTAAGAGTCTTGTTTGAAAGATTTTTCTCGCCGTTTTGGCATAATAGTGCTTTTTTAGACTAAAAAATAAGAACaacaataatgacaatgataaagATAACGACTGAGCGATAACGAAAATGATAACGATTAGACCTATTTCTCTCAGATAGGGCTTGAAATCTCGCCAGATGTTAGTAGGACGGTTTGCCTCGCTTTTATGCCGTTTATACGCACTGCTGACCATTTCCAAGCGGGCTCAAACACGAGCCTTCGCAGCCTTTGCGAGCTCTTTGGTCTGCTTTTTCCCTTCTGGTCTGTGATTTCGCAGGCAGTCTGAGCATGTTCCCAAGTGCAAGAAAATCTTGAAGTCTTAATGCCATCATGCTCTGCGTATTTTGTAACAATTCTCGTGTTAGCGAAAACGTTTTTATGCCGAATGACAACACTAGACCCAGCAGAACTGAATGTAACTTAAATTTTATTCGAACCTTTCAAAGTCAGCGCGCGCATGTAAGTCTCAATctttagtttgaattttctttgaacGTTACATTGAGagtgaattcttttttttctttttcataatttttcgTGATCGAgatataggcgaatctttgctgacgttaTATATTACTGTTTTGCTCATTAGCGCACGAGTTAACCCATATAGTCCAGCAGAATTATGAAATAATTGTGGAGTTTACGgtaaaagcaccaaatttggCACAATGATAGTTTATGACATAGTAAACTATACTGGATATGGACTCCATCGAGATCTATCCCATAATTTCAAATACAGCATATTTAATTTCTTACACAAGGATTTCAGAATGGAAACGAGGCTGCCACAAACTATTCCTAATTAGCGCTCAATTTATGCATGTAAAATAGTAAATAACCCTAAAATCAATGGGGAAGTGTAAACAGGATGTATCTGTCGGATCAATAACGCCACGTGACCTAtcagcatggaaacgaggcttgtAAAGAATATTTGTAGTGTCGCCTATTTTTACGATCGTAAGACAACAAATCAAAAAAAATAGCGAAAGGGTAACGAAAAACACACAGATTTAAAAGGTTAAGAAGGGTCACGTGATCTTTCAGCATGGAAACAAGGCTTACTCTGGAATGAACATTGCCATAATATGAGATATGCATATTTGAGAAGTCAGACATTAAGGGAATTATATTTTTCACGGGTACTAAGATATACGTAATTCATTTCtcattaaatattttattttgtcattttcacgaCAAGACTATTTTCAAGTTGTTTAAGTTCTATAAGGCATCAATGTAAACGAAAGAAAGTTGTAGATGGCTATCCTGTGAAGTCTGTGTACAATTTGGCCAGGTTACTATTTTCACAGCTCTGTAAGTTCAGTTTTCACAGCTATGTTTCCTGAAATGTAATTCATATACAAGCTCAATGGAAAGTATGGAGGTAAGAAAATATCATTAGAGGAAAGAAGTCCGAGAGTAAATCATCGTAAGCATTCTGACAGCTTAAGTAGTCTTTTTTGTCTAATGCAGCCAAGTATGTGTGCTGCATTTTTAGCAGAGCATTAATACAACTTCTGTcagtacaataaaaaaattgagagGTGCTGGTCAAAAATTGCTCCCCGCGACCCTTATTAAAAATGCTATATACCGTTCGCTCAAAAGTTTTGGAGATAACTGGAGTAACGTTTATCCCTCTTAAGTCGGCATATTCCACCGGGATCTCAACTTTAGCAAAGGGGGTTGATGTTAGCCTCTTCCAAGAATTACTGTCCATGATTACTGGCAAGAGATAGGTCATAGGTTGCTGATACTGGCTAATCAGATGAAAACAAGGATTGTGTGGTTAATGAGCGAAATAAATTTCGCAGTTATTGAAGCTTTCAATAATCACTGATTTCTTTAATTGGAGAAAGAGAACTTCGTTCAAATTTAGGTAACGATCTCCCTTTGGTTTCTAAGTAAATACACTCTCCATGGAGGTCTCGGGTGGCGAGTTTTACTGTAGTTGCCGAGGGTCCTTCGGATTCGAGGTTGGCACAAAATCTAACAACTTTTCCGCTGTCGTTGCCGTCAGAAAGTCGACAAACTCCAATTCGGCTCAACATTTTCCGAATCGCAGCACGAAACTCTTTTTTGCGGATAGAATAAATGATCGGATTACACAATGAGCTGAGGAAGAAAATGCAGGTTGTGGCAAGAACTACCTCATCTGGGACATTAATTTCCGGAAAAAACTGACGGCAAATGCCCATAATCCAACCTGGAAGAAAGCACAACAATAATGCGGTGATAATGATGGCGACATCGATAGCTGCCTTCCGATCTCTTATTCTTCTAGATACGATCTCTTGCAGCGGTTGAGGGTTTTCAGCATCAACAGAGCCCCCCATTTGGACTTCAGTAACGTTTATCTGTCGTCTCGCGGCCATGTATACTGATACGTTTAGGAATACAATGATTAATAACGGAATAACGAGGGTTGTGATTGGGTAAATTATCATGTTTCTTCTAGCTGAACTGCTTCGCAGAGCCCATCCCTGCTCGCAGAAGAACCCCTCTTGTCTGTAAACGTACTCCCCCCAACCAAGGAATGGACCGATGGAAAGTGGAATCGGGATTATCCAGATGAGAGACAAAAACGCCACCCTGGTTTTTGTAATGGTACCATCGTAGGTCAAAGGCGACTTGACTATCGCTAGGTATCGATCATAAGACACTGCTACCAAGTGAAGAACCGTGTTGATGTAGAAGTATCTGACAAAGAATGGGTTGAGATAGCACATTGTTTGGCCATATAACCAATGTTCTTGTGCTATGCTTTTGATGCGGAATGAGTTTACAAGGACCAACAGCAGAAAGTCTGATAAAGCGAGACTTGCCAGTAAAATATATCGCATCACATGGAATCTTGATTCCAAGATGATCGTCACTATGACCAATAAATTACCAGGAAGACCGATCACATCGTACAATCCGTGGAACGCTGCTATGACTTGAGGGAAGACCATGTTATTATAGTGGCTGTTTTGAACTCAAAATGTTAGATTTGGTGCGTCATACAACTTTTGGtttagttttatttgcatctaaaatgaatttaaattttggcttttgttaTATCTGATCCacattttagttttatttcatcCTAACACAATTCCGTCGGAAATTGATCCAAAAACACATGTTCAAAACACACGTAACTGCTTTGTTCACTAAGAAATCAAACCTCTCGCTCAATATTTTgttcaaacgaaaaaaaatagtattttgcatttctttgtagCTTTCATTTCCGAACGAACTGTGCAACAGAAAGCGCCATTATACGGTGtgttattttgcttgtttttttttttttaatttgtacgTATTAAAACGCATCTGGACTAGTAGTATAAATGTTCGTTTTTTtgtcatccttttttttttcaaatttttttgctGAAGAAAAAATTGTATGAGAAAGCTTGTCTGTTGCCTTACGTTCATCTATTTCAGCTTAAGTATTAATCGCATTCCTTTTTCCAGTGAAAGGTTCGAACCCAGGAGTCACTTTAttacatctacatctacatttatTAACTGACAACTCTTTCGCATCAAGTCaatataaattaaataaattaccaTATCAGAAATACAATAATAGAGTAaagattaaataaaaatacaaataaaaaataaaattattttttaataaatataaaatatatttatatacaaagaaataagataaataataataataaaagataaataaatgacAGCCATCAATCATTTCTAACAGCTGAGAAACAGTgatctttaaaaaatgaaaaatttgtacTAATACGAATGCCACTTGGTAGGGAGTTCCAGTCCCTTATTGTCCTTGGAAAGAAACTATAAAAAGTAATAATCATGATTGCAGTTGGCTTGAATACATGAATCATTAGAAAATGATGTAGTAAAACGCTgtttaggtaaaaaataattAGGTATAACTAGGCAGTGCAATCGAATTATTAACTGCTAGATAAAATATATTCAATCGATGGGCTTTACGAATAGAATATAATCGTGCGGGTGAGTGTAGACCTcaacaggactgttgttgacagtgactgacgtttctaAAAGGACGTGATTGGTCTATTAagtcgaatttttttttttactttaaatttcgtttttatttgGCTTGTCAAATCCCTTTGAACGATCACTGCGTGGTGACACTACTTCACGCATGCGTAGTAATATAACCCGTGAACTGGTGGTCATatcatggacagctgtttcgtccttCCAGGGTCCTCTCAGCCTCGCAAACTGCTCAGATAAAAGAGGAAAGTGGAAGCGCTCCGGTgtgccttttttatttttattattttatatttcttattgtttaattttgcttCAATGGCTGAAATGATTATGCGGCGGATGAAATGGAAAACTGCGATTTGTATTTGGATGAAATGTTCTCCAAAATTGAACGTGACGGGTGTTGATCCTACGCAAGAAACGGCTGATTTCCGTAAACACGGCTTCTTTCAACACTTCCTGGAAAAGAATTGAAGTAATGACGTGTGTATTGGACTAGGCTTTTATACTTCTCTCTCtgagatattttttaattttacaagTGTTAAACGTTTTGTTTGCCTCTCGATCCATTGCTCTCTAACACTCTCTAACTGATCTAAGCAACAGCTCATAAAATTTTATAAGCTTATATAGAAGGTTGCGTGGATATCAAGTCACGTGGATTGTAAAAGACCACAGCTGCTATCTCCAGCGTTGTTATACAGTAGAATAAACGTAGGCCAACGGGACGgcttacagaaaaaaaaaacaacaacgactaACCAATCACGACAAGACAAAAACGGCTGAGGGAGACTAATCAAAACCCCgcttaagattaaaaaaaaaaaagcccaacAGGATCAAATATGGCTTTATTCTAAATTAGGTTTAGCAGGATTTGCAAGGAAGATGCAGAAACATTATCAATGTTTAAAAGCTTGAAAACcaaaaatccattaaaaatcCAAATTTCCATTGTTGCTAGTTTTCATCTTTTgtcgttatttttgttgttttgagcAAGATGTATCCAGGGAATAACCTTAGCGATCTATTGTTTTCCTCAATTTATAAATGTAGCTTTTTTcgttcattattatttttttacgttTGTGGAAATACCTGGAGATTAGCTATACTTACAATACTGTAATGAGCAAAGTGTATTTGACCACATTAAACGAGGTTACTACTGCAACTACTAACAATATTTAAGAAATACTCATCTTTCGCATTATCCCATTTTAAACTTATTATGGCCGTTTTATTCGCTGTTTTCCTTAACGAGCAaatgatgaaaacaaaaacagaaacaaacaaacaaacaaaatcggATATAAGTACATCTGAACGCCAACCCAGCGTTAACGGTTGCCAGCATCTTACGCATGCTCAGTCATATTTTTTGGAGACAGGTGCTTGTGAATTGCTGTTTTCGTCCTTGTTAGGCCTTCTCAGCATAATCAGGCCGCtgagcaaaaaaacaacaacaaaaaacaaacaaaaccaaaccaacaacaaaaaaacacaccAAGAATTGGTGTTCCAGTgggctttttttcttcttcttctttaaggTTTTCACTGAATGCGCATTTTATGCGCAACGCGCTAACCCTACAAACAAAGCCCCTTCCGTAAACACGGCTTctttcaacagttttttttgaaaaacaattacTCTAACGACATGTTTCCATTTTGTCAACCGAAAAGGGCAGCAAGCATTAAAAACAAGGACAGTCTTGTTTCGCTGAGAGAAGAAATTTCCACGAGTACTTTTTTCGAGTTAAGCAATGGGTGCCGAAATAATGCAAGAGAAATTTTGAGTCAGCTGCGATCTGCTCAAACTGAAAAAgtacacaaaaacaaaagttggAAATTAGATGGTGTTTTTTCTATAAGTTGTTTTTGCTTCACATTGCCGTCTCTTCAATAGCATATGgtttttttaaagaacaatCTTTCCGTTCATTTTAGGCTACTAACAAGACGTTTTGGCGGAAATTCTTTAGTGAGACAAAAATAGACATCTCGCCCATTTTAGCAACTCAATGCGTAATTTCCAAATATAAATAGAACGCATATGCCtgggttttttttctgctgaCATTAATGTAACCATAATAAATATTCTTCAAAAGATTTTCCTCATCAGAATCAATAAAATGATGTCATGAAACGTAAAATCAGCTCTTTCTTCATTTTGTGATTTGAGGATTGTCGAGGAGTAAAATcgcaaaaaaatattaattgatGACTTAATAAagcgaaaacgcatcaaaacagTAGCGTGGAAGCGAATTGgtcgatgcgttttcgatgacaacGAAGGTAGGTGTATTGCAGCTCGGAATCACATGACCAATCTCACGCAAAAAGTAGAGCGTAGGACAAATAGTGTGTCTGCtaatttgt encodes the following:
- the LOC140945141 gene encoding octopamine receptor beta-2R-like, which translates into the protein MAFPQVIAAFHAIYDVIGLPGNLLVVVPIILESRFHVMRYILLASLALSDFLLLVLVNSFRIKSIAQEHWLYGQTMCYLSPFFVRYFYLNTVLHLVAVSYDRYLKIVKSPLTYDGTITKTRVAFIALIWIIPVIPNSIGLFQGWGKYDYNPELIICEQGWALDLQSGAISKSRLSIFRPITTIIVPFLVILFLNVSVYKTASRHINAIEVQVGGLVDAEIAQQQESVLRRLTDRKAAVDVTIIIAAFLVCFLPFWVTVTFRQFVQGVDVPLEADLSTTCIFFLNAICNPIIYSIRKREFRNAVKKMFRRIRICRDPILTTTLSFDCRHKSRPCNSIPHS
- the LOC140945142 gene encoding octopamine receptor beta-2R-like; this encodes MVFPQVIAAFHGLYDVIGLPGNLLVIVTIILESRFHVMRYILLASLALSDFLLLVLVNSFRIKSIAQEHWLYGQTMCYLNPFFVRYFYINTVLHLVAVSYDRYLAIVKSPLTYDGTITKTRVAFLSLIWIIPIPLSIGPFLGWGEYVYRQEGFFCEQGWALRSSSARRNMIIYPITTLVIPLLIIVFLNVSVYMAARRQINVTEVQMGGSVDAENPQPLQEIVSRRIRDRKAAIDVAIIITALLLCFLPGWIMGICRQFFPEINVPDEVVLATTCIFFLSSLCNPIIYSIRKKEFRAAIRKMLSRIGVCRLSDGNDSGKVVRFCANLESEGPSATTVKLATRDLHGECIYLETKGRSLPKFERSSLSPIKEISDY